Proteins from a single region of Oncorhynchus kisutch isolate 150728-3 unplaced genomic scaffold, Okis_V2 Okis01b-Okis20b_hom, whole genome shotgun sequence:
- the LOC116358925 gene encoding zinc finger protein OZF-like gives MVSVKLEDCSQPLELNVIVKEEEERGIKEEREVKEVDQRAVKEEVEEREVKEEVEMAVKEEHERTVKEEHERTVKEEHERTVKEEEVVINIKEEVEERSVKAEENKEGAAQHLGTKEVDSISDPGESSNPGSDSEPSSTASGNHKQRRRRNTRQKHHCMDCFTSFYDPEELRRHTCRPRSCSDCRDSFICPIHLKSHQQSLKIKKMYPCGQCGKRFQTPSSLKMHQITHTGKRSYHCFQCRKTFGWSFNLKRHQKIHTGEKPFHCSQCGKSFSQTGDLKKHQRIHTGEKPYHCSECGKSFSIEANLKEHQKIHTGEKPFHCSQCGKSFSRLRELKKHQRIHTGEKPYSCDQCGKSFSQTGVLKRHQLTHTGEKPFNCSQCGKDFSQSSLLKRHQLTHTGKKPHHCSHCGKSFKLEGSLQSHQRIHNGEKPHHCFQCEKAFSQAVDLKKHQRIHTREKSFHCSQCGKTFGRSLFLKRHQRRHTGEKPFHCSQCGKTFSEKGNLKQHQRRHSGEKPYRCDQCGICFKWKQSLKEHTEAKHSAVPNSNLIMELPSWASTYLTNID, from the exons ATGGTCTCAGTGAAGCTGGAGGACTGTAGTCAACCACTGGAACTCAATGTGATagtcaaagaggaggaggagagaggaatcaaggaggagagagaagtaaAAGAGgttgatcagagagcagtcaaagaggaggtggaggagagggaagtcAAAGAGGAAGTAGAGATGGCAGTCAAAGAAGAGCATGAGAGAACAGTCAAAGAAGAGCATGAGAGAACAGTCAAAGAAGAGCATGAGAGAACAGTCAAAGAAGAGGAGGTAGTAATAAATATCAAAGAAGAGGTGGAGGAAAGATCAGTGAAAGCAGAAGAGAACAAGGAAGGAGCTGCTCAACATCTAGGAACTAAAGAAGTAGATAGTATCAGTGACCCAG GAGAGAGCTCCAACCCAGGTTCAGACAGTGAGCCCAGTTCCACAGCATCAGGAAACCATAAACAACGCAGACGGAGGAACACAAGACAGAAACATCACTGCATGGACTGCTTCACTAGTTTCTATGATCCAGAGGAGTTGAGAAGGCACACTTGTAGGCCCCGCTCCTGCTCAGATTGCAGAGACAGTTTTATTTGTCCGATTCACCTCAAATCACACCAACAAAGTCTCAAAATAAAGAAGATGTACCcatgtggtcaatgtgggaagagatttcaGACACCAAGCAGCTTGAAGATGCACCAGATTACTCACACAGGAAAGAGGTCGTACCACTGCTTTCAGTGTAGGAAGACTTTCGGTTGGTCATTCAATTTGAAGAGACaccagaaaatacacacaggggagaaacctttccactgctcccagtgtggaaagagcttcAGTCAGACAGGAGACCTAAAGAAAcatcagagaatacacacaggagagaagccttaccactgctctgagtgtgggaagagcttcagtaTAGAAGCAAATCTAAAGGAGCACCAGaaaatacatacaggagagaagcctttccactgctcccaatgtggtaAAAGCTTCAGTCGGTTAAGAGAACTAAAGAAAcatcagagaatacacacaggggaaaagccatacagctgtgatcagtgtgggaagagtttcagtcAAACAGGAGTCCTAAAGAGACACCAGCTAACTcacacaggagaaaaacctttcaactgctcccagtgtgggaagGATTTCAGTCAGTCATCACTTTTGAAGAGACACCAGCTAACGCACACAGGAAAGAAGCCTCACCACTGCTCTCATTGTGGAAAAAGTTTTAAATTGGAAGGAAGCCTTCAGAGTCATCAGAGAATACACAATGGAGAGAAGCCCCACCACTGCTTCCAATGTGAGAAAGCTTTCAGTCAGGCAGTAGACCTAAAGAAACATCAGAGAATACACACAAGGGAGAAGTCTttccactgctctcagtgtgggaaGACTTTCGGTCGGTCATTATTTTTGAAGCGACACCAGAGAAGACACACGGgggagaagcctttccactgctcccaatgtgggaaGACCTTTAGTGAAAAAGGAAATCTAAAGCAACACCAGAGAAGACACTCAGGAGAGAAACCGTACAGATGTGATCAGTGTGGAATTTGTTTTAAATGGAAACAAAGCCTGAAGGAACATACGGAGGCAAAGCACAGTGCAGTGCCCAACTCTAACCTTATAATGGAGTTGCCAAGCTGGGCATCTACATATCTGACTAATATTGACTga